A genomic region of Halopelagius longus contains the following coding sequences:
- a CDS encoding type IV pilin, translated as MADARPGSAGGRRAGRENAPCDDRGQVESVGSVLLLGVVVVCLATFGAFYLAEGSGVGGDEGADTAVVVDASAERLSVAHNGGESIPVDAVGVLVRDGSGESSHAMNVSAVRGDGDGRFEGGESWRLEWTRSAGEEVTVLVVNDRSGSVLYRETVTVSAAGEPTNAARGDGGDGR; from the coding sequence TTGGCTGACGCGAGACCCGGTTCGGCGGGCGGACGGCGGGCCGGGAGGGAGAACGCCCCGTGCGACGACCGGGGACAGGTCGAATCCGTCGGGAGCGTCCTCCTTCTCGGCGTCGTCGTCGTCTGTCTGGCGACGTTCGGCGCGTTCTACCTCGCCGAGGGGTCGGGCGTCGGCGGGGACGAGGGCGCGGACACCGCAGTCGTCGTCGACGCGTCGGCCGAACGCCTCTCGGTCGCGCACAACGGCGGGGAGTCGATTCCGGTAGACGCCGTCGGGGTACTCGTCAGAGACGGGTCCGGCGAGTCCTCGCACGCGATGAACGTCTCGGCGGTGCGCGGCGACGGCGACGGACGCTTCGAGGGCGGCGAGTCGTGGCGTCTCGAGTGGACTCGGTCGGCGGGCGAGGAGGTGACCGTCCTCGTCGTGAACGACCGGAGCGGGAGCGTCCTCTATCGGGAGACGGTGACGGTGTCGGCGGCCGGCGAACCGACGAACGCCGCGCGCGGCGACGGCGGAGACGGCCGGTGA
- a CDS encoding DUF2150 family protein: protein MTEAEETYYTRERWQNWLTRVEEETLDPENEDSARLLLNLQDDAAIAVAKIVSAYEEGELDEDTALEELERVRDIVLQEPDFEIEDDEERQDKLMLIDGVQTSLVCVFYAAEEYIAAGPAEEAPLSEYVEAAAAAEEEEDLDAALGYLVQAGTRIIEGDELDMAIVDELEYGLVSEWVNGLDSLQSALSDPEVVEEDEE from the coding sequence ATGACCGAGGCAGAGGAGACCTACTACACGAGAGAACGCTGGCAGAACTGGCTCACTCGAGTCGAGGAAGAGACGCTCGACCCCGAAAACGAGGACTCTGCGCGGTTACTCTTGAATCTCCAAGACGACGCGGCTATCGCCGTCGCGAAGATCGTCTCCGCCTACGAGGAGGGCGAACTCGACGAGGACACCGCACTCGAAGAGCTCGAACGCGTCCGCGACATCGTTCTGCAGGAGCCCGACTTCGAAATCGAGGACGACGAGGAACGGCAGGACAAGCTGATGCTCATCGACGGCGTCCAGACCAGCCTCGTCTGCGTCTTCTACGCCGCCGAGGAGTACATCGCCGCCGGCCCCGCCGAGGAGGCACCGCTCTCGGAGTACGTCGAGGCGGCCGCCGCGGCCGAGGAGGAGGAGGACTTAGACGCCGCGCTGGGCTACCTCGTGCAGGCGGGCACGCGAATCATCGAGGGCGACGAACTCGACATGGCCATCGTGGACGAACTCGAGTACGGCCTCGTCTCCGAGTGGGTCAACGGGCTCGACAGCCTTCAGAGCGCGCTCAGCGACCCGGAAGTCGTCGAAGAGGACGAGGAGTAG
- the hmgB gene encoding hydroxymethylglutaryl-CoA synthase: MTAVGIDAIEIRTGKLKLDLANTFAPKKGEDPEKYTKGIGLKHSSFPDVYEDIVTMGANAAKDLMDRKGLVPDDIGRIDVATESAFDNSKPVSTYIAGCLEQVYDGDFHHANKGERKFACLAGTQSIDDAYNWIRAGRNRGRSALVIATDTALYERGDPGEATQGAGAVAMLISEDPNVVELSTEQGYGSADETDFLKPNQQFPSVDGKRSVQVYLARMREALEDYESVAGDTHPDDFEYIPFHTPFPGMVRKAALLGYRHMTRGTDVEDALESEIGRQPREADFDSWDAYEDAIRDYMDDLKETDRYREWYGHAIEPTIDISSQVGNWYTGSVHIARLSALRSAAREGESLAGKRMLVGSYGSGAQAEIHAETVREGWKDEVGAIDVEDQLGSRYDVTYDEYELVHDVHNHDKEVDVEEFTQPDGEFVFTGWGRMNERRYEYIE, from the coding sequence ATGACAGCCGTCGGCATCGACGCCATCGAGATACGGACGGGGAAACTCAAACTCGACCTCGCGAACACGTTCGCGCCGAAGAAGGGCGAGGACCCCGAGAAGTACACGAAGGGTATCGGCCTGAAGCACTCGTCGTTCCCGGACGTGTACGAGGACATCGTGACGATGGGGGCGAACGCGGCGAAGGACCTGATGGACCGGAAGGGACTCGTCCCGGACGACATCGGGCGCATCGACGTGGCGACGGAGTCGGCGTTCGACAACTCCAAGCCCGTCTCGACGTACATCGCGGGCTGCCTCGAACAGGTGTACGACGGGGACTTCCACCACGCGAACAAGGGCGAACGGAAGTTCGCCTGCCTCGCGGGGACCCAGAGCATCGACGACGCGTACAACTGGATTCGCGCCGGGCGCAACCGCGGACGCTCCGCCTTGGTCATCGCGACGGACACCGCCCTCTACGAACGCGGCGACCCGGGCGAGGCGACGCAGGGCGCGGGCGCGGTGGCGATGCTCATCTCCGAGGACCCGAACGTGGTCGAACTCTCGACGGAACAGGGCTACGGGAGCGCAGACGAGACGGACTTCCTGAAGCCGAACCAGCAGTTCCCGAGCGTCGACGGCAAGCGGTCGGTGCAGGTGTACCTCGCACGCATGCGCGAAGCGTTGGAGGACTACGAGTCCGTCGCGGGCGACACCCACCCCGACGACTTCGAGTACATCCCGTTCCACACGCCGTTCCCGGGGATGGTCCGGAAGGCGGCGCTCCTCGGCTACCGGCACATGACCCGCGGGACGGACGTCGAGGACGCCTTGGAGTCCGAAATCGGGCGGCAACCGCGCGAGGCGGACTTCGACTCGTGGGACGCGTACGAGGACGCCATCCGCGACTACATGGACGACCTGAAGGAGACGGACCGGTACCGCGAGTGGTACGGCCACGCCATCGAACCCACCATCGACATCTCCAGTCAGGTGGGCAACTGGTACACCGGGTCGGTCCACATCGCGCGCCTCTCGGCGCTTCGAAGCGCCGCCCGCGAGGGCGAGTCCCTCGCCGGCAAGCGGATGCTCGTCGGGTCGTACGGGTCGGGCGCGCAGGCGGAGATTCACGCCGAGACGGTGCGCGAGGGCTGGAAGGACGAAGTCGGCGCCATCGACGTCGAGGACCAACTCGGCAGTCGCTACGACGTCACCTACGACGAGTACGAACTCGTCCACGACGTCCACAACCACGACAAGGAGGTGGACGTCGAGGAGTTCACCCAACCCGACGGCGAGTTCGTGTTCACCGGGTGGGGCCGCATGAACGAACGGCGCTACGAGTACATCGAGTAG